A genomic window from Engraulis encrasicolus isolate BLACKSEA-1 chromosome 14, IST_EnEncr_1.0, whole genome shotgun sequence includes:
- the abraa gene encoding actin-binding Rho-activating protein, with amino-acid sequence MATTTTTSSAAQETKSFTRVVRKIKCAAMVNSLAKSWQSWASENTSKQDTIPSGWTPDSVLEMEAADKKNGEQHDGGGNSEVKLPVPRPRVVTVDAGIGSEDQGETVSAIKTSATVTKMAPKISECGSDWVSAVKEKMAAPAPANEDAKNFLGNASPTRRRYCASKAIATGTAARGTTSTSGLGSRSSSLDTEDSGLGEEMGLSDQSDQNDTEQKKKPATRPKIKVTTMGDIKSRWQQWSESHLENQKLNPFSEDFDYEYAMSSRLQKGDSGYGRPKEGSKTAQRGDRANKHIHKEMDEMCYIIRDMGAVDKQGRIYITFGRLFDRYVKISDKVVGILLRCRKHKMLDFEGEMLWKGQDDHVIITMRD; translated from the exons atggctaccaccaccaccaccagcagcgccGCCCAAGAGACTAAGTCCTTCACCAGGGTCGTGCGCAAGATCAAGTGTGCGGCGATGGTCAACAGCCTGGCCAAGAGCTGGCAGAGCTGGGCCAGCGAGAACACCAGTAAGCAGGACACCATCCCCTCGGGCTGGACGCCCGACTCCGTGCTGGAGATGGAGGCGGCGGACAAGAAGAACGGCGAACAGCACGATGGCGGCGGCAACAGCGAGGTCAAGCTGCCGGTGCCGAGGCCTCGTGTGGTGACGGTGGACGCCGGCATTGGCAGCGAAGACCAGGGCGAGACCGTCAGCGCCATCAAGACGTCCGCCACGGTGACCAAGATGGCGCCCAAGATCAGCGAGTGCGGCAGCGACTGGGTGAGTGCCGTCAAGGAGAAGATGGCGGCACCGGCGCCGGCCAACGAGGACGCCAAGAACTTCCTCGGCAACGCGTCGCCCACCCGGAGACGCTACTGCGCCTCCAAGGCAATCGCCACGGGGACTGCGGCCAGGGGAACGACGTCGACGAGCGGTCTGGGGTCGCGCAGCAGCAGCCTGGACACGGAGGACAGCGGACTTGGAGAGGAGATGGGTCTCAGCGACCAGAGCGATCAGAACGACACGGAGCAGAAGAAGAAGCCTGCGACCAGACCCAAG ATCAAGGTGACCACCATGGGCGACATCAAGAGCCGCTGGCAGCAGTGGTCCGAGAGCCACCTGGAGAACCAGAAGCTGAACCCGTTCAGCGAGGACTTCGACTACGAGTACGCCATGTCCAGCCGGCTGCAGAAGGGCGACAGCGGCTACGGCCGGCCCAAGGAGGGCTCCAAGACGGCGCAGCGCGGCGACCGCGCCAACAAGCACATCCACAAGGAGATGGACGAGATGTGCTACATCATCCGCGACATGGGCGCCGTGGACAAGCAGGGACGCATCTACATCACCTTCGGACGGCTCTTCGACCGCTACGTCAAGATCTCGGACAAGGTGGTGGGCATCCTGCTCAGGTGTCGCAAGCACAAGATGCTGGACTTCGAGGGGGAGATGCTGTGGAAGGGCCAGGACGACCACGTCATCATCACCATGAGGGACTGA